In Pyrus communis chromosome 8, drPyrComm1.1, whole genome shotgun sequence, one genomic interval encodes:
- the LOC137742201 gene encoding L-ascorbate peroxidase, cytosolic-like, whose amino-acid sequence MGKCYPTVSEEYKTAIDKARRKLRGLIADKNCAPLMLRIAWHSAGTYDTKTKTGGPFGTMRCPAEQAHGANNGLDIAVRLLEPIKQQFPILSYADFYQLAGVVAVEITGGPDVPFHPGRKDAPEPPPEGRLPDATKGSDHLRDVFSKTMGLSDKDIVALSGGHTLGRCHKERSGFEGPWTPNPLIFDNSYFTVLLGGDQEGLLMLPSDKALLDDPVFRPLVEKYAADEDAFFADYAEAHMRLSELGFAEA is encoded by the exons ATGGGGAAGTGCTACCCTACCGTGAGCGAAGAGTACAAGACGGCTATCGACAAGgccaggaggaagctcagaggTCTGATCGCCGATAAGAACTGTGCTCCTCTCATGCTTCGTATTGC ATGGCATTCGGCTGGAACTTACGATACGAAGACGAAGACCGGAGGGCCGTTCGGAACCATGAGGTGCCCGGCTGAGCAAGCTCACGGGGCCAACAATGGCCTCGACATCGCCGTCAGGCTCTTGGAGCCCATCAAGCAACAGTTCCCTATTCTCTCTTACGCTGACTTCTACCAG TTGGCCGGTGTTGTTGCTGTTGAGATTACTGGTGGGCCTGATGTCCCATTCCACCCAGGAAGGAAG GATGCCCCCGAGCCACCCCCAGAGGGCCGTCTTCCTGATGCTACCAAGG GTTCTGATCATTTGAGGGATGTCTTCAGCAAAACCATGGGCCTCAGCGACAAGGATATTGTTGCTCTCTCCGGTGGTCACACCCTG GGAAGGTGCCACAAGGAGCGATCTGGATTTGAAGGACCTTGGACTCCCAACCCCCTTATCTTTGACAACTCCTACTTCAC GGTGCTTCTTGGTGGAGACCAGGAAGGTCTTCTAATGCTTCCAAGTGACAAGGCTCTTCTGGATGACCCTGTCTTCCGCCCTCTTGTGGAAAAATATGCTGCG gaTGAAGATGCCTTCTTTGCTGACTATGCTGAAGCTCACATGAGGCTCTCTGAGCTCGG GTTTGCTGAGGCCTAA
- the LOC137741658 gene encoding probable carboxylesterase 17, with the protein MKFRRNMAAISLDPRLNLQATRKSNQHGVVLEEIEGLIRVHKDGYVERPPMIPSVPSTLALPPGVVAKDVVIDKFANLWARIYVPSHPGNLPMIVYFHGGGFCVGSAAWSCYHEFLAKLASQASCVIISVNYRLAPDNRLPAAYDDGFKALMWVKQQALNECSEQKWWLSKCNLSSLFIGGDSAGANIAYHVTTHSGSCDPSILRPLSLKGTVLIQPFFGGEARTWAEKCATQPPYSALTLSNSDTYWRLSLPLGASRDHPWCNPLTKASVAKLRDLMLPSMMVCVSELDILKDRNFELCNALSSMGIRVETTMHKGVGHAFQVLHNYHLSYSRTQELISNIKAFTIKQ; encoded by the coding sequence ATGAAATTTAGAAGAAATATGGCAGCCATATCTCTTGATCCAAGGCTTAACCTCCAAGCAACTAGAAAATCTAACCAACATGGAGTTGTACTCGAAGAAATCGAAGGTCTCATCCGAGTTCACAAAGATGGATACGTCGAAAGGCCTCCGATGATCCCAAGTGTCCCCAGCACTCTAGCTCTACCACCTGGTGTCGTGGCCAAAGACGTTGTCATTGACAAATTTGCCAACTTATGGGCACGTATTTATGTTCCAAGCCACCCCGGAAACCTCCCCATGATTGTCTACTTCCACGGCGGTGGATTCTGTGTGGGATCTGCTGCTTGGAGCTGTTACCATGAGTTTCTGGCCAAACTTGCTTCACAAGCAAGTTGTGTCATCATCTCTGTGAATTACCGTTTAGCCCCCGACAACCGTCTCCCTGCTGCTTATGATGACGGATTCAAAGCCCTTATGTGGGTAAAACAACAAGCTCTGAATGAGTGTAGTGAGCAAAAATGGTGGTTAAGTAAGTGCAACTTGTCCAGTTTGTTCATAGGTGGTGACAGTGCAGGGGCTAACATAGCCTACCATGTCACCACACACTCAGGTTCATGTGACCCCTCCATTTTAAGGCCATTGAGTCTCAAAGGCACCGTCTTGATCCAACCCTTTTTCGGAGGGGAGGCTCGAACTTGGGCTGAAAAGTGTGCAACTCAGCCTCCATACTCCGCCCTAACTCTGTCAAATTCGGACACATATTGGCGGTTGTCTCTTCCCTTAGGCGCCAGCAGAGACCATCCGTGGTGCAACCCTCTAACGAAGGCCAGCGTGGCCAAATTGCGCGATTTAATGCTCCCGAGCATGATGGTATGCGTATCGGAATTGGATATATTGAAGGATAGGAATTTCGAGTTGTGCAATGCGTTGAGTAGCATGGGGATTAGGGTGGAAACTACGATGCACAAAGGAGTTGGACATGCATTCCAAGTTCTGCATAACTATCACCTTTCTTATTCCCGGACCCAAGAATTGATATCTAACATCAAGGCCTTCACGATCAAGCAATAA